The Asticcacaulis sp. EMRT-3 region CTGGGGCAGGTGGACCGGCGCTTTTTCGGCAAAACGGATGATGTCGGCGTGTTCGCGGCGCTTGACGCCTATCGCCCCTATATGCAGGCGCAGCTTGCGGCAGGTGTGCCGCTGACCCACATGACGCGCCACATGCTGGGTCTGATGCACGGCCTGGCCGGGGCGCGGGCTTTTCGCCGCATCTTGACGGTGGATTCGATCGCGCCGGGCGCCGGGCTTGAGGTGCTGGATCGCGCTGTCGATGCTGTGCAGGAAGCCCAGGCGGCGGTCGAGGCGCGCCGTGCTGCTTTTACGGATGCAGGATAAGGCTGGAAGGCGTGGCTTCGATGCGCGATAACCGCCCCAGATAGCTCATGCCGAGCAGGGAGGTGGAAAGCCCGTCTTTCAGCACCAGGGCCGGAACATCCGATACCGTACTTTGGCCGATTTCGACCGAAGCCAAGGTGACGGAGGCGGCCAGCACCTGTCCGTTGGCGGTGGCCACCTTGTGATCATAGGTGAGGGTGCGGGCGTCGAAGCCGAGGCGCTGGGCGTCGGCGGGTGTCAGGGCCACGACGGTTGCGCCGGTATCGACCAGAAAATGTACAGCGTGGTCATTGACGGAGGCATTGGCCCAGAAATGACCATCCGCCGCCTTGGGGATGGCCGTGACGTGGCTGTCGCTGACCGAGGCCGACAAATTGGCGACGGCGGTGGTGACGCTGGCACTGGCGACGCTGGCCGGGATTTCCGGGTGCGGATCGAGCGACAGAACGCCGCTACCGGCCAGAACCGCGCAAAACACCGCGCTGCCCAGGACAATGGCCGATCTGATCATGAAGACGCTCCGCGATAAGCCGACAGAACCGGCATAGACCCGTTTTGGGTATGCCGCCATCATGGCACAGGAGGGTTGCTGTTCAATGAATCGCCGTAACGATTACCGTCTATGTTATTTTTTGAACTTAAACGCATCCGTTAATAATAATTAATTCCATTAAATACAGATATTTAAATTGAACATGAAAAATAATATGCTCCGTATTCGGAATAATTCTTGTTATTTTTTGCACACTCAAGCATACTCAACCCCGACGCGACGACGACTGAGAGGGTGAAAACCCCTGCGAGCCGCGGCGCGTCTTCTGGTCCATCACGCATTTGGAAAAGGAGACGCACCCCATGCAAGACCAAGACAAGAAACAACATGCCATGACCTCTTTCGCTCTGTTCGGCGGCTTTTTCGGCAGTCCGCGCAGCAAGACGGAACGGGCTGTCAGTCGCCCTCAGGATTACAAGCCGTTTAACCGCAAATAGGTCGTTCGCTTTTCGCGGCAACCTCGATTCTGAAATGCAAAAATCCTCCCATGAACCGGTCATGGGAGGATTTTTTATGCACGCCGCCCTGAATGAGACAAGGCGCCGAGCTTCAGCTAGTTCGAGGCCAGCTTCACGCCGGACTTGGCTTCCGCCGCTGCCATATTGGGGCTGGTCTTGGAAATCCGGGTCGAAGCGCCCGAACCGTCAGCGTTGAATTTCGACGAAGCCTCGACCCAGTACAGGCCGTCGGCAGCCAGGAAGTTGTACTTGTAATCGACATTGTAAGCATTGCCGTGGAAGTCGCAGCTTTCAACATTGACCATCTGTTTGCCGGTGACAGGCACGACCTTGCTGACGGCTGCCTTGGCGACACCGGCAGCGAGCATACCGGCTGTCGATTCCTGGTCGTCCGAGCAGCTTCCCGCCTGAGCTGAGACGGCGGTCAGGGCCAGGGCGGCGGTAGCGATAATAAGAACTTGTTTGATCATGGGGTTTCTCTCCTTGATTTCTTCAGGGTGAGTTGAAGCTACAACAAATTGAAAAACATTCAGTAAATCCCGGAAAAACCTTTTGTTAGGCGGGGTAAACGCCGGTATCGGCAAACCCTTGATTTTGTACGGTTGAAAGTTAATGTTTCAAATGAAACCATGAACATAAAGAAAAAGCGCGAAAAAATTTTATTTTTTCCCGCGCCTTATCTGAATTTAGTTGGAAGCGAGCTTCACGCCAGCCTTGGCCGAAGCGGCTGCCAGATTGGGGCTCAGCGAGGTGAACTTCATATCGGCCACAGCACCGCCGGTAAATTTGGCATGGCCGGAAACCCAGTACAGGCCATCGGCGCCGATGACATTATACTTGAAATCGGCGATCAGGCTGCCGCCCGCTGAATCGCAGGTATCGATATTGATCATCTGCTTGCCAGCCGTGTGAACGACACTGGAAATCTTGGCGGCGGCGGCGGCGGCAATCGCCTTGCCGACCGTATTTTCCTGGCCGTCATCGCAATCGGCCATGGCCTGACCGGCGAAAACAACGGCGGATAAGCCCAGTACACCGGCAACAAGCCAGGTTTTGGAAGCGGACTTCTGCATTTTGCAAACTCTCTTGATATATTACGCGTTACGATTCAAGTGACCGGCCCAGCCGTTTTTCGGCATGTCGATTGGCCTTGAGCGTGCTTTTATATAACTGTGTTTAATGTGTGGTGAATTTTATTGCGCTGCACGAAATATTTTTAATGCCCTGAATATACTGATAGAACTCATAAAAAAAGGAGACATCGCCGGGATGTCTCCTTTTCGTCTGTTGTGGCGTGGCCTCATACCGGCCGGGCCTGGCCGGGGTTGAGGACGCGCGTCAGGCGGCGGTCAGTTCCGCCAGGAAGCGGCGGATATTCTCGCTCATCGCCCCTGTGCGCTCGCTGAGCTTATTGGCCGCGCCGAGCATTTCGGTCGAGGCTTTTTCGGTATCGGCAGCAGAGGCCGACAGTTGCGACACCGACGACGAGGCCATCGAGGTGCCGTCGGAGGCTTCGTTGACATTGCGGGCGATCTCATTGGTGGCGTCGCCTTGCTGATGCACGGAATCGGCGATGGAAGAGGCGATTTCGTTCATATGCTTGATCGTTTCGCCGATGCCGCGGATGGCGCTGACGCCGTTCGAGGCCGCACTCTGAATGTCCTTGATGCGGTCGCGGATTTCATCGGTGGCCTTGGCGGTTTGCTGGGCCAGCGACTTCACTTCCGAGGCCACGACCGCGAAGCCCTTGCCGGCCTCGCCGGCGCGCGCCGATTCGATGGTGGCGTTGAGCGCCAGCAGGTTGGTTTGCTGGGCGATGGCGTTGATCAGATCGACCACTTCGCCGATCTGGTCGGCGGCGCGGCTCAGTTCGGCCATCGAGGCATTGGTGCGGTCGGCTTCCGAAACGGCTTCGGCGGCGATTTCCACCGAACGCACGGCCTGATCACCGATGACGCCGATCGAGGCCGACAATTCGGTGGTGGCCGAGGCGACGTTCTGGACATTGTCGGCCGAATTGCGGATCGAGCCGACGGCGTCCTGCGAGCGGCGCTCGTTTTCCTGCGCGATGGTCAGAAGCGTACGGCCATTGGCGTCGAGATCGGAGGCGGCGGAGGAGAGGGCGTCGAGCATGTCCTGCGCTTCGTGGCGGAAGCGTTCGGCCAGTTCGGCCATCTGGCGGGCGCGCTCTTCGCGGGTCTTGTGGGTGGCGGCTTCCATCGCCGACAGGCGGGCCTTTTCTTCGGCGTTCGATTTGAACACATTGAGGCTGTCGACCACGCTCTTCAACTCATCGCGGCGGCTGAGGGCCAAAATATCGACATCGAGATTGCCCTTGGCCAGTTCTTCGGTCGTCTTGGCGATGCGGTTGATGCCGGTCACTGTGACGCGCGAGAAGATGAAGGCGATGGCGCCGGAAATGCAGGCCATGATGATGGCGAAGATGGTCAGCATGGTAACGCCAGCGGTTTGCGCGGTCTTGGCCTCGGCGGCCGATTTCTTGGCGCTGGCTACATTGGCCGTGATCAACTGGTCGCTGAGCGTCGACATCTTGGCGTAGCCGTCATCAAACTGCGACATCAAAGGCGGCACCGAGGTGAAATCGACATCCATCACCGAGCCAGCGAATTCGACGGCTTCCTTATAGGTCTTGATTTCCTTGCCGAGGTCGGCCAGCAGCTTCTTTTGCGCCGGATCCTGGGTGCTCTCGGCGTCGGTCTTGACGCGCGTGCCGATGGCACCGAGATCGTTGGCCACCTTGGTAACATCAGCCGAGGCATTGGCCGTCGGATCGGTGGCCTTCTTGGTCAGGGCGCGGAAAAGCTGGCCATTGGCTTCCTTGATCGAGGCCTTGATGTCGCCCATTTCCTGCACCTGCGGCAGAACCACATTATTGATGCGGTCGATGGTCTGTCCCTGGCCGTGCATGACCGAGATGGCACCAAATGTCAGAACCGCCATCAGGGCGGTGGCGACGGCGGCGGGCAGCATGAATTTGATGGTGAACGACCAGTTTGAAATTTTCAAACCGCCCGAAGCGACTTTAGGTTTGGTCATTAGAGGCCCCTGATTGACGTCATTGGTAATGGCATTTTCATTGCATTGGTTTGCCCTTTGCAGCGCGAATCAGCAGACGCGACGCAACAAGGCCAGAACCGGCTGTCGCCAAATTGTCAGATTAAGGTTG contains the following coding sequences:
- a CDS encoding TIGR02281 family clan AA aspartic protease is translated as MIRSAIVLGSAVFCAVLAGSGVLSLDPHPEIPASVASASVTTAVANLSASVSDSHVTAIPKAADGHFWANASVNDHAVHFLVDTGATVVALTPADAQRLGFDARTLTYDHKVATANGQVLAASVTLASVEIGQSTVSDVPALVLKDGLSTSLLGMSYLGRLSRIEATPSSLILHP
- a CDS encoding HAMP domain-containing methyl-accepting chemotaxis protein; this translates as MTKPKVASGGLKISNWSFTIKFMLPAAVATALMAVLTFGAISVMHGQGQTIDRINNVVLPQVQEMGDIKASIKEANGQLFRALTKKATDPTANASADVTKVANDLGAIGTRVKTDAESTQDPAQKKLLADLGKEIKTYKEAVEFAGSVMDVDFTSVPPLMSQFDDGYAKMSTLSDQLITANVASAKKSAAEAKTAQTAGVTMLTIFAIIMACISGAIAFIFSRVTVTGINRIAKTTEELAKGNLDVDILALSRRDELKSVVDSLNVFKSNAEEKARLSAMEAATHKTREERARQMAELAERFRHEAQDMLDALSSAASDLDANGRTLLTIAQENERRSQDAVGSIRNSADNVQNVASATTELSASIGVIGDQAVRSVEIAAEAVSEADRTNASMAELSRAADQIGEVVDLINAIAQQTNLLALNATIESARAGEAGKGFAVVASEVKSLAQQTAKATDEIRDRIKDIQSAASNGVSAIRGIGETIKHMNEIASSIADSVHQQGDATNEIARNVNEASDGTSMASSSVSQLSASAADTEKASTEMLGAANKLSERTGAMSENIRRFLAELTAA